In Malania oleifera isolate guangnan ecotype guangnan chromosome 8, ASM2987363v1, whole genome shotgun sequence, a single window of DNA contains:
- the LOC131163045 gene encoding uncharacterized protein LOC131163045, which yields MSGRAFVLIFFFWAVLTVITPTLILWSESAKPSSVLDGKKNEGATARKMMGYFEKLTKISPIAPEQAQPPAQAPGPGPVPAPVPAPAPAPAVEPSSGIKRLFGRSSRTKNDKSSININMMGA from the exons ATGAGTGGCAGAGCTTTCgttttgattttcttcttctggGCTGTCCTAACAGTCATCACCCCAACGCTCATTCTCTGGTCCGAATCTGCCAAACCCAGCTCTGTTCTTGATG GCAAGAAAAATGAAGGAGCCACGGCCAGGAAAATGATGGGATATTTTGAGAAGCTTACAAAGATAAGTCCAATAGCTCCTGAGCAGGCACAGCCGCCGGCACAGGCACCGGGACCGGGACCTGTACCGGCGCCGGTACCAGCGCCGGCACCAGCGCCAGCAGTGGAACCTTCTTCTGGAATTAAAAGGCTATTCGGACGGAGTTCTCGTACAAAGAATGATAAGAGTAGTATCAATATCAATATGATGGGAGCTTGA
- the LOC131163044 gene encoding protein RER1B-like → MEGGGGDAASAVAPLAKWRNDFSRAFQYYLDRSTPHPVHRWLGTFAAAAVYFLRVYYVQGFYIVSYGLGIYILNLLIGFLSPKIDPELEALDGASLPTKGSDEFKPFIRRLPEFKFWYSITKAFCVAFVMTFFSVFDVPVFWPILLCYWIVLFVLTMKRQIMHMIKYKYVPFSFGKQKYTGKKPAASSSGLMRD, encoded by the exons ATGGAAGGAGGTGGGGGCGATGCTGCTTCTGCAGTGGCGCCGCTGGCCAAGTGGAGAAATGATTTCTCAAGGGCATTTCAGTACTATTTGGATAGGTCCACCCCTCATCCAGTTCACAGGTGGCTTGGCACTTTCGCAGCTGCAGCTGTTTACTTCTTGCGTGTTTATTATGTTCAAGGGTTTTACATTGTATCATATGGCCTAGGAATCTATATCTTGAATTTGTTGATTGGTTTCTTGTCACCAAAGATAGATCCAGAGCTTGAAGCCTTAGACGGTGCCTCATTGCCAACTAAAGGCTCAGATGAATTTAAGCCCTTTATTCGTCGCCTTCCTGAGTTCAAATTCTG GTATTCCATTACAAAGGCATTCTGCGTGGCGTTTGTAATGACCTTCTTCTCTGTATTTGATGTCCCTGTTTTCTGGCCCATCCTACTTTGCTATTGGATTGTTCTGTTTGTCCTCACAATGAAGCGCCAAATCATGCACATGATTAAATACAAATATGTCCCATTCAGCTTTGGAAAGCAG AAATATACTGGGAAGAAGCCTGCTGCCAGTAGCAGTGGCTTGATGAGGGACTGA